The Myxocyprinus asiaticus isolate MX2 ecotype Aquarium Trade chromosome 39, UBuf_Myxa_2, whole genome shotgun sequence genome window below encodes:
- the LOC127429656 gene encoding olfactory receptor 52B2-like: MYPNGSDLSLVLTLHSLELPEMSIYPAFIVGLVAYLIILLCNVTVIFTICMNRNLHKPMYILLLNMLINDTTGATTFFPQLLYRIWSQDRSISYPACFLQGLFVHLYGGASHVILTAMAYDRYIAICSPLRYGAIMTTNKLVRIITGMWIVNFIIIFVLFCLLMPYKICQTYMAELICYNPSLMKLMCEDTRVNNSYGLFILVLYHCISLFVVAFTYIRILITCVTNKQSDAKIKAVQTCGTHLVVFLFLEFNTFFPLIAHRSENVPAHLRRVFSVSILVFPPIVNPLIYGFKTKDIRQKILTCFKRKIGNF; this comes from the coding sequence ATGTATCCTAATGGATCTGACCTCTCACTGGTGCTGACTTTGCACTCTTTGGAACTGCCTGAAATGAGCATTTACCCTGCATTCATAGTTGGACTTGTGGCATACTTGATTATCTTACTCTGTAATGTAACAGTTATTTTCACAATTTGCATGAACAGGAATCTTCATAAGCCAATGTACATCCTGTTGCTTAACATGCTGATCAATGACACTACTGGTGCCACAACCTTTTTCCCTCAGCTGCTGTATAGAATATGGTCTCAGGACAGATCAATTTCCTATCCTGCATGTTTCCTGCAAGGCTTGTTTGTACATCTGTATGGTGGTGCATCTCATGTAATTCTTACAGCTATGGCCTACGACAGGTATATTGCTATCTGCAGCCCGTTGAGATATGGTGCCATCATGACCACTAATAAATTGGTGAGAATCATAACTGGAATGTGGAtagttaattttattattatatttgtacttttttgtctTCTAATGCCTTACAAGATTTGCCAGACGTACATGGCAGAGCTTATCTGCTATAACCCCTCTTTAATGAAGCTCATGTGTGAAGACACACGAGTGAACAATAGCTACGGATTGTTTATCTTAGTTTTATACCACTGCATTTCCCTTTTTGTTGTTGCATTTACATACATTCGTATATTAATCACTTGTGTTACAAATAAGCAGTCGGACGCAAAAATTAAGGCAGTTCAAACATGTGGCACTCATTTGGTGGTCTTCCTGTTCTTGGAGTTCAACACTTTTTTCCCTCTTATTGCACATCGGTCCGAAAATGTTCCAGCTCACCTACGCAGAGTGTTTTCTGTATCTATTCTTGTGTTTCCTCCCATTGTGAATCCACTCATTTATGGTTTTAAAACCAAAGATATTAGACAAAAAATTTTAACCTGTTTTAAGAGAAAGATAGGCAATTTCTGA